The Fusarium fujikuroi IMI 58289 draft genome, chromosome FFUJ_chr05 DNA segment GGGGGATCGGCGGCGGGGTGAAGCACTGCAGAGATGAACTTGGGAGAGACAGGAGACACTGACGAGGTGGTCTTGATTGTACTCGGAAGTATGTATCGACAATGATGGTTAGGTACGCTCATTACGTCTCGAGAGACTCAATTCTCAAGTATTGTCTGACCATCAGGAATATGAGGAGGTTCACTGATGACGCTGCCACTCACACAAGCCAAGATACGGATAAAAAGGACATGAGGGTAAATGGATATGCACACTGTGGTGCCGTCATGCGTGATGTAAGTGTGTGAAGTTAATAGCGGTGAAACATCACATATGTATCTCACAACAAAAAGGTCGAGGGTCGAGGGGTCGAAGGCGCATTTTGCGACAAAAAGTGTTGGTAAAGTAGCCAGAACAAATAGAGCTACGAAGCTCATTGGTAACGTATTATTCATAGTCCTATATCCTTTCTCGTAAACAACGATTCGATTCCTTGGGACATAGCCCACAAATGCTTGACAACTCCAGTAGATGCCTTTCATACTCAAACAAACACAGTCTAGTCAGCGCCAATCAGATGCTTGGGCAAGAATGTCCAGATTGTTCCCAAAGTGCCAAGGATGGCAAATACAACCAGTAGAATAGCAGAAACAATCCTTTCACGCACTGTTACGTCCTGCCAATATAATTTCAAGTAGAATGAGATGGGCAGGATGATAGAAATAAGTGTGCAAAGGGCCGCACCGAGGAATGCACACACAGAGTCGAATGCCGGGAAGACAATAGAGATAAACAATAAAAGAATGACCACGAAAACGCGCACGAGACCTCGTACTGCCTTTGTGACCAGAACCGAGGAACGAGTGGGCTGGCTGTGAGGCTGgtcatgatggtgatggtgttgatcgTGAACTCCACAGATGACGTCCAAAGTTGTGATGATAGGGCGAGCGTTGAGAGGGATCTTTGTCAAAGGAATGATAGCAATGAAGATTGACATGATGATCTTTAGAGCGTCAGGATAGCCCTTCGATTTGAGAATGTTGGAGGTGATGGCATCCTTGATACCATCACCAAACATTAGGAGACCAATGACAGCCAGGCATGTGTCCACAATGTACTAAACAAGTCAGAGAAGCTACCAAAATATGAATGTACTATATATACTCacggagaaggaaaaggtaaCATTGACAGCCTTGCCCCATTTGTAAGGGTGACGCATGTCACGATAGATCTGAATTTCTTTAGCTCAAGGGTGTccaacttgacttgacatcaGTATAACTTACGGATGGAAAAACAGAGTGCGCACCCCAAGGGCTTGCGAGGAGACCATAGGCAAGAGGTACAGCAAGCCAGTTCTCGGGGAAAAGATAGGTTGTTGCTGGCTCTCGCAGTGAACCAGGATAGTGAGGTTTGTACAGGCCGTCAATAATGACAATCACGACAACTATATCATATTTAGCAAATGGGTATTGGCGACTGAGAAATGATGATGTACTCACTGCAGAAGGTCGAGAAAATACCAACGACGCTGGTGTAACTTAACAGGCGTAGAGGCAATGCATTCAGGACCAGCACCATGACAGAAGCTACAACCTTCCATGTGTTGACGCTCGCAAGACCCGGAAGCAACAGACTGAGCGAGTCGGCAAAGAGAATAACCAAAGCGACACAGGCTGCTATCAACTCAAGACTGAAAAGGGCAGAGACAATGACCCGCGCTCGGGTTCCAAACGAGATGTACGCCAGGTCGGAATACGTAATGAGACTGGGATCAAAATCCATGCACTTGGCCAGTAGCTTGCCGGTGTACGACGTAACAGCCGCTGTCAgagtgagaagaagcaggccaGGGATCCAGCCTGTCATCTGCAGGGCCAGTGGGAGACTGAGCAGTCCGACACCGATCAAGGCATTGATCGAGTTGAAGACGGACTGAGGAAGAGTGCTCTGGCCCTCAACAGCAAGTACAACCTTATTGCCCTGCTTAACCTCTTTGACCAGGATGGGCTGGTGTTCGCCA contains these protein-coding regions:
- a CDS encoding related to amino acid transport protein → MSPARNPTSWDDYQGGASPRGSVTDSMLEREQALVDDEGDETGDQENGEGFSRPRRRSSVTYQLAAIADIGGVNSFRSFARSWQRAAGFPEVIPRRPSFVLAPEQDTEDLQYGRSHVQGLSQQQSGLLRQHLDASSSHANGESSSAIESSPRSMRIPHRDGETKPLLDVEAGSSLVGSPRSSIFAVPPHLAAPDIVGSYGSFRDSSPFGTMDRSSRHRISFSEGSGWGVADEEEEEEGEGAAHGEHQPILVKEVKQGNKVVLAVEGQSTLPQSVFNSINALIGVGLLSLPLALQMTGWIPGLLLLTLTAAVTSYTGKLLAKCMDFDPSLITYSDLAYISFGTRARVIVSALFSLELIAACVALVILFADSLSLLLPGLASVNTWKVVASVMVLVLNALPLRLLSYTSVVGIFSTFCIVVIVIIDGLYKPHYPGSLREPATTYLFPENWLAVPLAYGLLASPWGAHSVFPSIYRDMRHPYKWGKAVNVTFSFSYIVDTCLAVIGLLMFGDGIKDAITSNILKSKGYPDALKIIMSIFIAIIPLTKIPLNARPIITTLDVICGVHDQHHHHHDQPHSQPTRSSVLVTKAVRGLVRVFVVILLLFISIVFPAFDSVCAFLGAALCTLISIILPISFYLKLYWQDVTVRERIVSAILLVVFAILGTLGTIWTFLPKHLIGAD